In Sulfurovum xiamenensis, a genomic segment contains:
- the nspC gene encoding carboxynorspermidine decarboxylase → MNNIYDNLPSPCWLLEEEKLLKNLNVISEIKKESGAKVLLALKGYALWKSFPLIKPYLDGCCASGLHEAKLADETFSKEVHTYSPAFKEEEIDEIARISHHLVFNSPAQFRRFASQAKKINPKLSLGLRVNPEYSESPKEIYNPCGLYSRLGTTVQNMDDAILDDCDGLHFHALCEQGSDALENVLKNFEEKFADYIPKMKWINFGGGHHITREGYDTQKLIGLIREFTKRYDVEVYLEPGEAIGWQTGPLITTVLDIVHNGMDIAILDSSAEAHMPDTIIMPYRADVRHSGEAGEKAHTYRLAGNTCLAGDIMGDYSFDAPLQIGDKIIFEDQMHYTMVKATTFNGVKLPSIAIQRVDGTVDVVRNFGYEDFKQRLS, encoded by the coding sequence ATGAACAATATATACGATAATTTACCTTCCCCCTGTTGGCTTTTAGAAGAAGAGAAACTGCTTAAAAATCTTAATGTCATCTCAGAGATCAAAAAAGAGAGTGGCGCCAAAGTATTGCTTGCACTCAAAGGGTATGCTTTGTGGAAAAGTTTTCCACTGATCAAACCCTATCTTGACGGATGCTGTGCCAGTGGTCTACATGAAGCAAAGCTTGCGGATGAAACATTTTCTAAAGAAGTCCATACCTACTCTCCTGCCTTTAAAGAAGAGGAGATCGATGAGATAGCCAGGATATCACATCATCTGGTATTTAACTCCCCTGCCCAGTTCCGCCGGTTCGCCTCACAAGCGAAGAAGATCAATCCGAAACTCTCATTGGGACTGCGTGTGAATCCGGAGTATTCAGAATCTCCCAAAGAGATATACAATCCTTGTGGACTCTACTCTAGACTCGGTACAACCGTACAAAATATGGATGATGCCATTTTAGACGATTGTGATGGCTTGCATTTTCATGCACTCTGTGAGCAAGGGAGTGATGCATTGGAAAATGTACTCAAAAATTTTGAAGAGAAGTTTGCTGATTATATACCGAAAATGAAATGGATCAACTTTGGCGGAGGGCATCATATTACGCGTGAAGGATATGATACACAGAAGCTCATCGGGCTTATTAGGGAGTTTACAAAGAGATATGATGTAGAAGTCTATCTTGAACCTGGTGAAGCGATAGGATGGCAGACCGGACCACTGATCACAACTGTACTTGACATCGTGCACAATGGTATGGATATAGCGATCCTGGACTCTTCTGCCGAAGCACACATGCCTGACACGATCATTATGCCTTACCGTGCTGATGTACGTCATTCTGGAGAGGCCGGGGAAAAGGCACACACCTATCGTCTGGCGGGCAATACCTGTCTCGCTGGAGATATTATGGGAGACTATAGTTTTGATGCCCCCCTTCAGATAGGGGATAAAATCATCTTTGAAGACCAAATGCACTATACCATGGTAAAAGCCACGACCTTTAATGGAGTGAAACTTCCTTCTATAGCCATTCAAAGAGTGGATGGTACTGTAGATGTGGTACGTAACTTCGGCTATGAAGATTTTAAACAGAGACTTTCATAG
- a CDS encoding translocation/assembly module TamB domain-containing protein, protein MKKILLYRPLLWIRKIIVYLLILAIVLGLALYFIVNSAYVVRKVADHFAPDYNISYSRIHGNVLTGVMIEDLAYNEDPLVKHITLKWNPAGLFKKTLIINTLQVEKANVGTVKTLMASFSSRENNTSNESSSTDAPLEIDVNVQHASLSLEPFDEQGIGISKLMLDVRDLQYSSDSVDVRALDLKVDSNVTKITLKAGLKDRYLNVRELTIKELDALALQTLIVPDSNESNESDTVVTGNDNRSKDKTVNPLMPKWVHLDRLKINTLPFIYGPVDAKAFNVSGRDAVFDVEKLLLQKADLNVHSSTNLSDIYYKTRVKNNKLIGKVDFKPKKALFKLYELPIRREAVGDIVVDLNVSRSMVNSDLKIKMKQVLKADVNDFNLDIDDLHINVEYDIKKSTLKAKSDLLLTTPYAKDVLVTNLFTMDKHISYSGEIYAAKIIGVDPKFVKPLDHLRVTYKGDGHSVKTEIESDNLQGTFISPDFKKADLHLENKHPLLLNEFIALPVELNQTKANMVIDAPISFEKNASLMAYAKIDSNVVNIDVNMSLKERLQVQTVMHIPKESLLYTYNTSIKWDHLDPLKSDVTVLGNSVDAVVTAGKLNANAQYDMNSSQLKGKVTLGGVYANLSGVPEEKLTVDTQITSMNALIKSIKDVYTLGEVPVVKGSAELSVALSELKNIDIALRSPQISYQAERKTEHIVNDIDLAVHLQDEKIVLNHYRFTYGGQKLFSTKSSTIFLNDQNVTMEPIWLNDGLKVLGTYDLKARKGTITAEADTFPIAHEIVDLESAIDIKTVLDGNKTSVNGEITLLGGAIHYDLGQKTYASDSDIIIVQDIKEKEPNPFMDGLSSSVQIKTKKPLIYKKGNVDIKAAVDLSVYKAEESELMLLGTVEILKGGSYTFEGKKFILDKSYIYFTGNPNKPLLEASVTYQSLNHLITIRITGSADAPNIHFTSKPSLTKEQILSIILFDSEAGAGTNSGEEMMKMMGGAMAKSALSNLGVQLDHLVLGEGKSVEVGKKLTDKITIIYVNDEVSSVKLKYEHGKRTESVIGVSEESQSYDILYKKDF, encoded by the coding sequence TTGAAAAAGATATTACTTTACAGGCCCTTGTTATGGATAAGAAAAATCATTGTATACCTACTCATACTGGCTATTGTCTTGGGACTGGCTCTTTATTTTATCGTCAATTCAGCCTATGTTGTCAGGAAAGTGGCTGATCACTTTGCACCTGATTATAACATCTCTTACAGCCGTATCCATGGAAATGTACTGACGGGAGTGATGATAGAAGATTTGGCATATAATGAAGATCCGCTTGTTAAACATATTACGCTGAAATGGAACCCTGCCGGACTTTTCAAAAAAACACTTATCATCAATACCCTGCAGGTCGAAAAAGCCAATGTGGGTACGGTCAAAACACTGATGGCGTCTTTCTCTTCCCGCGAAAATAATACAAGCAATGAGAGCAGCAGTACGGATGCGCCTTTGGAGATAGATGTAAATGTACAGCATGCTTCACTGAGTCTTGAACCCTTTGATGAACAGGGGATAGGTATCTCAAAGCTGATGTTGGATGTAAGGGATTTGCAGTATTCAAGTGATAGTGTGGATGTACGTGCCTTGGATCTGAAAGTGGATTCTAATGTGACTAAGATCACTTTGAAGGCAGGTTTGAAAGATAGGTATCTGAATGTAAGAGAATTGACCATCAAAGAGCTTGATGCACTTGCACTGCAAACACTTATTGTTCCAGACAGTAATGAGAGTAATGAAAGTGATACAGTCGTTACAGGGAATGATAATAGAAGCAAAGATAAAACGGTGAATCCCTTGATGCCTAAATGGGTACATCTAGACAGATTAAAGATTAATACACTTCCTTTTATCTATGGTCCTGTAGATGCGAAAGCGTTTAATGTAAGTGGAAGGGACGCCGTTTTTGATGTAGAAAAGCTTCTACTTCAAAAAGCTGATCTGAATGTGCACAGCAGTACAAACCTCAGTGATATATATTATAAGACAAGAGTGAAAAATAATAAACTCATTGGAAAGGTGGATTTCAAACCTAAAAAAGCACTCTTTAAACTCTATGAACTGCCTATAAGAAGAGAAGCCGTGGGAGACATCGTTGTTGATCTTAATGTCTCTCGATCAATGGTAAATTCAGATCTGAAAATAAAGATGAAACAGGTCCTGAAGGCAGATGTCAATGATTTTAATCTTGATATCGATGATCTACATATCAATGTGGAGTATGATATCAAAAAAAGCACTCTCAAGGCTAAGAGTGATCTACTGCTGACAACACCGTATGCAAAAGATGTTTTGGTGACCAATCTTTTTACGATGGATAAGCATATCAGTTACAGTGGAGAGATATATGCTGCAAAGATCATTGGCGTTGATCCAAAATTTGTAAAACCTCTTGATCACTTACGCGTCACATACAAAGGTGACGGACACAGTGTGAAAACAGAGATAGAGTCAGATAATCTACAAGGAACATTTATCTCCCCTGATTTTAAAAAGGCTGATTTACATTTAGAGAACAAGCATCCATTGCTGCTTAATGAATTTATAGCACTTCCTGTAGAACTGAACCAAACAAAAGCCAATATGGTCATAGATGCACCTATCAGCTTTGAGAAGAATGCTTCGCTGATGGCCTATGCGAAAATAGACTCTAATGTGGTGAATATCGATGTGAACATGAGTTTGAAAGAGAGATTACAAGTACAAACAGTGATGCATATACCTAAAGAGTCACTTTTGTACACTTACAATACCTCTATAAAGTGGGATCATCTGGATCCTCTCAAAAGTGACGTAACAGTACTAGGAAATAGTGTAGATGCTGTAGTTACAGCCGGAAAGCTTAATGCAAATGCACAATATGATATGAACAGTAGCCAATTAAAAGGGAAGGTCACATTAGGTGGTGTATATGCCAATCTATCTGGCGTGCCTGAAGAAAAACTCACAGTAGATACACAGATCACTTCTATGAATGCTTTGATAAAAAGTATTAAAGATGTCTATACCCTTGGAGAGGTTCCTGTAGTTAAAGGGAGTGCAGAACTTTCTGTAGCACTCAGTGAGTTAAAAAATATCGACATTGCACTGAGATCACCGCAGATCAGCTATCAAGCAGAGCGGAAAACAGAACATATTGTCAATGATATAGATCTGGCAGTGCATTTGCAGGATGAAAAAATTGTATTGAACCATTACAGGTTTACCTATGGAGGGCAAAAACTTTTTTCTACAAAATCCTCAACGATATTTTTGAACGATCAAAATGTGACCATGGAACCTATTTGGTTGAATGACGGATTAAAGGTTCTGGGTACCTATGACCTTAAGGCTAGAAAAGGAACGATAACGGCAGAAGCTGATACCTTTCCTATAGCACATGAGATCGTTGACCTGGAGAGTGCTATAGATATCAAAACGGTGCTGGACGGGAATAAAACATCTGTCAATGGTGAGATCACGCTTTTGGGTGGTGCTATACACTATGACCTGGGTCAAAAGACTTACGCATCTGACAGTGATATTATCATCGTGCAAGATATCAAAGAGAAAGAACCCAATCCATTTATGGATGGACTCAGTAGCTCGGTACAGATAAAGACAAAAAAACCTCTTATCTATAAAAAAGGCAATGTAGATATAAAAGCTGCAGTAGACCTGAGTGTCTATAAAGCAGAAGAGTCAGAACTCATGCTCTTAGGTACAGTAGAGATACTAAAAGGGGGAAGCTATACTTTCGAGGGGAAGAAGTTTATTTTGGATAAGAGTTATATCTATTTTACAGGTAATCCGAACAAACCGCTTCTTGAAGCGAGTGTCACCTATCAATCTCTGAATCATCTTATCACTATCAGGATCACGGGTTCAGCGGATGCACCGAATATCCATTTCACCTCCAAACCTTCACTGACCAAAGAACAGATATTGTCGATCATACTATTTGATTCAGAAGCGGGTGCGGGTACAAACAGCGGTGAAGAGATGATGAAGATGATGGGAGGTGCTATGGCAAAGTCAGCACTTTCAAATCTTGGCGTGCAGTTGGACCATCTTGTACTTGGAGAGGGGAAGAGTGTAGAGGTAGGTAAAAAGTTGACAGACAAGATCACGATCATCTATGTCAATGATGAGGTTTCGAGTGTAAAACTCAAATACGAACATGGCAAACGCACGGAGAGTGTGATAGGTGTGAGTGAAGAGTCACAATCCTATGACATACTCTATAAAAAAGATTTTTAA
- a CDS encoding autotransporter assembly complex protein TamA has translation MRHTFTFCLIICISTLLFADEIELPTHEIHFSGQKYFEESDLQDALGVTTPGFFQFWKDNTPRIKDKLIPSLKPSLKSFYDSEGFYDANFTIQETNTTVFVTISENEPVRVRDINISSDYNISTMVTMKKDDIFRAETFIAIKSKMIAGLLKEGYCSYDLDTKAYVDLDLHTVDLRYVLRKGGICTFGKLTTSGLETIDEDVIRSRVKAKEGQKYSTDLIQDTSNRLYGLNAFDSVIIDVDRKFYNVVPVDITFTEMEKPYHLEAGAGYDTYVGMRVLGEITKHNFMGNAQELKLQTSWSQREQLIKLGYFKPAFLDIFGYYTDLGGNTGYSNLEFDGFKEEKAFLRAYLEHEHKRLRLRAGVALENIVISALENLDRGVELSQAVTEGTFPLLYPYVDLVYDARDSKLNPKYGYYLSAYGEFGLSYDEEASVYMKTLFEGRFIHTFADLTLAAVGKVGIVDVSTENGLPESKYFFGGGAYSNRAYGFRELGVIISPTEDSIYGASTMANLSLEANYPVWGDIYGALFTDNTMLTEESYNFKGEIISAVGLGARYMTPIGPFKLDIGFNVNDFSQYGISFQIGQSF, from the coding sequence ATGCGGCACACGTTTACATTTTGTCTTATCATATGCATATCTACACTTCTTTTTGCTGATGAAATAGAATTACCTACCCATGAGATTCACTTTAGTGGTCAAAAATATTTCGAAGAATCTGATCTGCAAGATGCCTTGGGTGTGACCACACCAGGTTTTTTCCAATTTTGGAAAGATAACACCCCTCGTATCAAAGATAAACTCATACCTTCTTTAAAACCCTCATTAAAAAGCTTTTACGACTCTGAAGGGTTTTATGATGCCAATTTTACCATTCAAGAGACTAACACAACCGTCTTTGTAACCATTAGTGAGAATGAACCTGTCAGGGTGAGAGATATCAATATCTCCAGTGACTATAACATCTCTACCATGGTCACTATGAAAAAAGATGATATTTTTAGAGCTGAAACCTTTATAGCAATAAAAAGTAAAATGATTGCAGGATTACTCAAAGAGGGGTATTGCAGTTATGATCTAGACACGAAAGCCTATGTCGATCTTGATCTGCATACTGTTGATCTGCGTTATGTCTTACGGAAAGGCGGTATATGTACCTTTGGAAAGTTGACTACTTCAGGGTTGGAAACAATCGACGAGGATGTCATCAGGTCACGTGTCAAAGCCAAAGAGGGTCAAAAGTATAGTACGGATCTGATACAGGATACATCTAACAGGCTCTATGGACTTAATGCTTTTGACAGTGTGATTATCGATGTAGATAGGAAGTTTTACAATGTGGTACCGGTAGATATCACCTTTACAGAGATGGAAAAACCCTACCATTTGGAAGCGGGTGCAGGCTATGATACGTATGTAGGAATGCGGGTGCTTGGAGAAATCACCAAACATAACTTTATGGGCAATGCGCAGGAATTAAAGCTTCAAACATCTTGGTCTCAAAGAGAACAGTTGATCAAGTTGGGCTATTTTAAACCGGCATTTTTAGATATTTTTGGGTATTACACGGATCTAGGTGGGAATACAGGATATTCAAATTTGGAGTTTGATGGATTTAAAGAGGAAAAAGCATTTTTAAGAGCCTATCTAGAACATGAGCATAAAAGATTAAGATTAAGAGCAGGTGTTGCTTTGGAAAATATTGTTATCTCTGCATTAGAAAATCTTGATAGGGGTGTTGAATTGTCGCAGGCAGTGACAGAGGGTACCTTTCCACTCCTATATCCCTATGTTGACCTTGTCTATGATGCAAGAGATTCCAAACTCAATCCAAAATATGGGTATTACCTTTCTGCTTACGGTGAATTTGGCCTCTCCTATGATGAGGAAGCCAGTGTCTATATGAAAACACTGTTCGAAGGCAGGTTCATCCATACATTTGCGGATCTTACGCTTGCAGCTGTAGGAAAGGTAGGTATAGTGGATGTCTCAACCGAGAATGGACTGCCCGAATCAAAGTATTTTTTTGGGGGAGGTGCCTACTCTAACCGTGCATACGGATTTAGAGAACTGGGGGTGATCATTTCTCCTACAGAAGATAGTATCTATGGTGCTTCAACCATGGCCAATCTCTCTTTGGAAGCAAATTACCCTGTATGGGGTGATATCTATGGGGCACTCTTTACGGACAATACCATGCTTACAGAGGAAAGTTACAATTTTAAAGGAGAGATCATCTCTGCTGTGGGTTTAGGAGCTCGTTATATGACACCTATAGGCCCTTTTAAACTGGATATAGGTTTCAATGTCAATGATTTCTCACAGTATGGCATTTCATTTCAGATAGGACAATCGTTTTGA
- a CDS encoding NAD(P)H-dependent glycerol-3-phosphate dehydrogenase, with protein sequence MKMAIIGAGKWGQALYHAYSQKNDVVISSRHSKAIENFVPMSEALKCEYLVIAIPAQFVRGWMEENFVDHGQKILVAAKGIETSTGAFLNDVYGDFVSADRLAFISGPSFAAEVQKSLPTALIISSTNHELAQTYADALPKFIKGYVSSDVVGAEVSGAYKNVIAIAGGVCDGLGLGNNARAALISRGLVEMTRFGEAFGAKTETFLSLGGAGDLFLTASSTLSRNYRVGLGLAKGKDMDEILSELGEVAEGVPTAKALHKIAKEKEIYLPIAAEVYAMIEEGKDPLESVKDLLD encoded by the coding sequence ATGAAAATGGCAATTATAGGCGCAGGGAAATGGGGACAGGCTCTGTATCATGCCTATAGTCAAAAGAATGATGTGGTGATCTCTTCTCGGCATTCGAAAGCGATAGAGAATTTTGTGCCTATGAGTGAAGCGTTAAAGTGTGAGTATCTGGTGATAGCTATCCCTGCACAGTTTGTTCGCGGATGGATGGAAGAGAATTTTGTGGACCATGGACAGAAGATCCTGGTTGCAGCCAAAGGGATAGAGACAAGTACTGGAGCTTTTTTGAATGATGTGTACGGTGACTTTGTCTCTGCGGATAGACTGGCTTTCATCTCCGGTCCGTCCTTCGCAGCAGAAGTGCAAAAATCGCTTCCAACCGCATTGATCATTAGTTCTACAAATCATGAATTGGCACAAACCTATGCAGATGCACTACCAAAATTTATCAAAGGGTATGTAAGCAGCGATGTTGTTGGTGCAGAAGTCTCCGGAGCCTATAAAAATGTTATTGCCATTGCCGGTGGCGTGTGTGATGGTTTGGGGCTTGGAAATAATGCGCGGGCAGCACTCATCTCCAGAGGCTTGGTGGAAATGACACGTTTTGGAGAAGCGTTTGGTGCAAAGACTGAAACGTTTCTTTCCTTGGGCGGCGCAGGCGACCTTTTTCTTACAGCAAGTTCGACACTCTCAAGGAATTACAGAGTAGGATTAGGACTGGCAAAGGGTAAGGATATGGATGAGATACTCAGTGAGCTTGGAGAAGTGGCCGAGGGAGTACCTACAGCCAAAGCCTTGCATAAAATAGCCAAAGAGAAAGAGATCTATCTTCCTATTGCTGCAGAAGTCTATGCCATGATAGAAGAGGGTAAAGATCCTTTGGAGAGTGTGAAAGACTTACTGGATTAA
- a CDS encoding NAD-binding protein: protein MHDFIVKLSHKIDSSVRYQKIKSFFRSLLEDINYPYKKYFDAFMIMLIVLSIAILILSKTGKVPEWLVEFDLYFVTAIFAVEYLLRLWISHDIHKYLVASASDTSSSERYWAVLRSKLRYMISLPALIDLIAIFPKFRILRLLKLYHYMHGASSLFNALLKKRFEFVFLGYMLLGVTFTFGSIFYLLEFGINQALGSYLDAIYWALVTISTVGYGDIAPVTELGKIVSMFGIIFGIAMISFVTSVMVSAFSERFSELRNQDSINHVHKMHNVVIINGYGHLGTTIAKKLKIQKIYEPVIIEDDETKANKAQQDGYQVIHADGSSAKMVKTLYKRGNIAAMLTLSSSDINNIYFILNAKSIQSDSVVYARMNQVELRPQYEATKVDGLVEPYDVIDTRAFHYLKKHSEEEKKSISFFGYTHKSDHICKMLKEEGIEVTIYEIGNESYEAAKDDGFTNVILIDKKNSETPDIKDGIAVCAMNDEALNVYYSITLRANGFKDEIVALSDTKEDNRKLLLAGVSKIFDMYDESASQFVEMIENNVKRVER, encoded by the coding sequence ATGCATGATTTCATCGTTAAACTCTCGCACAAGATAGACAGTTCTGTACGCTATCAAAAGATAAAATCTTTTTTTCGTTCACTGCTTGAAGATATAAACTACCCCTATAAAAAGTACTTTGATGCATTTATGATCATGCTTATTGTGCTCTCTATTGCGATACTCATCTTGAGCAAAACAGGCAAGGTCCCTGAATGGCTTGTGGAATTCGATCTCTATTTTGTGACAGCCATCTTTGCTGTGGAGTATCTGCTAAGATTATGGATCAGCCATGATATCCATAAATATCTCGTTGCTTCAGCTTCTGACACTAGTAGTTCTGAGAGATACTGGGCGGTTTTAAGATCGAAATTACGCTATATGATCTCCCTGCCTGCATTGATCGATCTTATAGCTATTTTCCCCAAATTTAGAATCTTGCGGCTCTTAAAACTCTATCATTATATGCATGGGGCATCGAGCCTGTTTAACGCATTACTTAAAAAACGTTTTGAATTTGTCTTTTTAGGCTATATGCTTTTGGGCGTCACTTTTACCTTTGGTTCTATATTTTATCTGCTTGAATTCGGTATCAATCAAGCGTTGGGTTCTTATCTGGATGCTATCTATTGGGCCTTAGTGACCATCTCTACAGTGGGGTATGGTGATATTGCTCCTGTGACCGAACTGGGTAAGATCGTATCGATGTTCGGTATTATATTTGGTATCGCGATGATCTCTTTTGTGACTTCTGTGATGGTTTCTGCTTTTTCTGAAAGATTTAGTGAACTGCGTAACCAGGACAGTATCAATCATGTGCATAAAATGCATAACGTGGTTATCATTAATGGATATGGGCATTTGGGAACAACGATCGCAAAGAAATTAAAAATACAGAAAATATATGAACCTGTGATTATAGAAGACGATGAAACGAAAGCCAATAAAGCACAACAGGATGGCTATCAAGTGATACATGCAGATGGTTCCAGTGCAAAGATGGTCAAAACATTGTATAAAAGAGGGAATATCGCAGCGATGCTGACTTTAAGCAGTTCTGATATCAATAATATCTATTTTATCCTCAATGCAAAAAGTATCCAATCAGATTCTGTGGTGTATGCCCGTATGAATCAAGTTGAGTTACGTCCACAGTATGAAGCGACAAAAGTAGATGGCTTGGTCGAACCTTATGATGTGATAGATACAAGAGCTTTTCATTATTTGAAGAAACACAGTGAAGAGGAGAAGAAAAGTATTTCCTTTTTCGGTTATACGCATAAGAGTGACCATATCTGTAAAATGCTTAAAGAAGAGGGGATAGAAGTGACGATCTATGAGATTGGAAATGAGAGTTATGAAGCAGCTAAAGATGACGGTTTTACCAATGTGATCCTCATCGATAAAAAAAACAGTGAAACTCCTGATATCAAGGATGGGATCGCAGTGTGTGCAATGAATGATGAAGCGTTGAATGTCTACTACAGCATTACGCTGCGTGCCAATGGATTTAAAGATGAAATCGTGGCACTTTCTGATACGAAAGAAGACAATAGAAAATTGCTTTTGGCGGGTGTGAGTAAAATATTTGATATGTATGATGAGAGTGCTTCACAGTTTGTTGAAATGATCGAAAATAATGTAAAAAGGGTAGAAAGATGA